A region of the Flintibacter sp. KGMB00164 genome:
ACATAGTAGGCGTCATAACCCATGGCGGTGACTGCGGCTACGGTGTCGTTGCCGCCGTTGGACTCCAGAGCGCCGGAGGCGGTGTTGATGTAGTTCTTGATGCCCGCGTCGAAGTCAGGGTTGCCGCCCTCCTGATAGAAGGTGGACACGTACAGCTGAATGTTGGTGCCCTTGGCGGCCTCCAGGACCATGTTGTCGTCCAGGGTGTCAGAACCCACGAAGGGGATCTCCAGGCCCAGAGAAGCGGCCTGAGTGATAATCTGGGTGGCGTAAGCGATGGACACGGGGGTGAAGATAACGTCGGCGCCCTGGTCCTTGGCCTTGTTCAGGTAGGAGTTGAAGTCGGAGTTGTTGGTGGGGAAGGAGTCGGTGATGACCTTGCCGCCGGCGGCCTCAAAGGCCTGCTTGAAGAAGGCGATCAGGCCCTGGTCGTACTCGTTGCCCGCCTCGCCCAGGCAGTAGGCGGTTTTGGCCTGGAACTTATCCATGGAGAAGTTAGCCAGAACAGTGCCCTGGAAGGGATCCAGGAAGCAGATGCGGAAGTAGTAGTCGTTGCCGGCGGTGACGTTGGGGTTGGTGCAGGTCACGCCGATGGCGGGGATGCCAGCGTTGCCGAAGGTGGGGCCGGCGGCGATGGACACGCCGGAGCCGTAGGAGCCCAGCACCATGGCCACGCCCTCACTGACCAGCTGGGAAGCGGCGGTGGGGGCCTTGTCGGTGGAGGAGCCGTTGTCAGCATAGACCAACTCGACCTTGTACTCCTCGCCGCCCACAGTGACGGTAGGAGTCTCGGAGTTAGCATACTGCATGCCCAGCATTTCCTTCTTGCCGCCGGAGGCGGAGTCGCCGGAAGCGGGCTCAAACACGCCGATCTTGATTACCTTGTCGCCGGAAGCAGAGCCGCCGCCGGAACCAGAGCCGGAGCCGGAGCTGCCGCAGCCAGCCAGAGCGGCGATCATCAGGGCGCAGGACGTAGCCAAAGCCAGAAATCGTTTCATGTTCGTTCCTCCAATCTTTTTCGGGCAAATTCCCGAATGTCCACAACAAAAAGACAAATGTCCATGTGAACTTGTGGTTTATTATAGCAAAGTGAAAAAGAAAATGCAAGGGCAATTCAGGAAAGTTTCAGATTCAGCGATTTTAAGACGGAGATATAAAAATGGGGTAGAAAAAAGGGAAAAATAAACAAAAGACGCCTCTGGCTTTTGCCAGAGACGCCTTTATGGGAAGGAAGAGTATTACTTCTTCTGGGCCTCGCCCTCGGGGAAGATGATCTTGTTGACAAAGAAGAAGATCACCATAGAGATACCGCCGTTGAGCACCACGGTACCGATGTTGTAGATGAAAGCGGGCACGAACAGACCGGCCACCGCCATCCAGATGCAGTTGATGGAGTTGACGATGCAGGTGATGATGCAGAAGGCGATGACGTACCACAGGATCTGGTAGGCCAGGTTGCCCTTGCTGCGGAAAACCAGGTTGCGCTGGAGGGGGAAGTTGATGCACTCGCCGATGACCATGGCAACCATGTAGGCGCAGAAGTAGGGCAGGCCGCCGTGGTCCACGTCGTAGCCCAGGATGTTCCACTGGAAGGTCTCCCCAAACAGGGTGATGGGGATCCCCGGCCAGCCGAAGTCCACCATGGGCAGACCGGCAAAGGCGGCGGGCAGGAAGGTCAGCAGGATGTACTTGAAGACGGTGATGACGTTGCTGACAATGACGAACAGGCCGCCTTCCCGGATCCACTTGGCGGCTCCGGGATGTTTGGCCGCAAAATTATTCCAAAAACTCACAGTTTTTTGCTCCTCTCCTTCTTGACCTTCCCGTTGGCGAAGAAGCCGGCGATGGTCTTACCCATGCCGCGGAAGAAGTGGCCGTTGCAGGCCTCCAGAATGGAGGCAGTCATCTCGGTGGTCACCAGTCCGTTGCTCATCTTGGCCAGGCCGCGGAAAGGCATGCTGTGGATAAAGAGAACGTTCAGGTTGGGCTGGTCCTTCTCTTCGCTCTTGCGCTGGATAGCGGCCAGACGGCCGGCAGCGAAGCGGGCCACAAAGCCCTTGGCGTAAATCATCTGGGACAGGCTGTCGTTGTAGCCCAGAGGCTGGGAGCGGTCCCACTTGTCCTGGGGGATGGGACGGCCCAGCAGGGTCTCAAACTGGTCGTCGGGGACGGCCTGGACCTGGGCGGAGTAGTAGCAGGACAGCTTCTCCCGGTCGTAGGGGATGGGAGCGCCGGTGCCCTCCACCTCCACCTGCGCGGTGAGCAGGATGTCGGCGGCGCTGGCGCCCACCTCCAGGCGGTACTCGCCGCCCTCGATCTCCCAGCGGTTGGTCTTCACGTTGAAGTAACGGAAGGCCTTGTCATCCAGAGGGATGGTAACGGTGCGGCTCTCTCCGGGCTGGAGGAAGACCTTGGCAAAGCCCTTGAGCTCCCGCAGGGGAGTGAAGAGCTGGCTGTTGGGCCGGGAGACATACAGCTGGGCCACCTCCGCGCCGGCGCGCTTGCCGGTGTTGGTGAGGGTGAAGGTGACCTTCTCCTTGTCGGCCTTCAGGTCCGAGTAGGCGAAGGTGGTGTAGCTCAGACCAAAGCCGAAGGGGAAGCGCACGGCCTTCTGGGCGGTAAGGTAGTAGCGGTAGCCCACGAAGATGGACTCCCGGTACTGGGCGGTGAGCTCCCGGCCGGGGAAGAAGTCCCGGTTGGGGGTATCGTCATAGACCAGGGGATAGGTCTCGGCCAGCTTGCCGGAGGGATTTACCTTGCCGGTGAGAATGTCGGCCATGGCGCCGGCACCCGCCTGGCCGCCCAGATAGCCGTGGACGATGGCGGCGGCCTTGTCATACCAGGGCAGCTCCACAGGAGAGCCGCCGGAGAGGACCACAACTACCTTGGGGTTGGCAGCGGCCACCGCCTCCAGCAGTCGGTTTTGATTGGCGGGCAGGCGCATGTGGCTGCGGTCCATACCCTCGCTCTCGAAGATCTCAGGCAGACCCAGATAGAGCAGCACCACATCGGCCTGGGCAGCCAGCTGGACCGCGGCCTGCTGGAGACCTGCGTCCTCGGTGCCGTTGCGCAGGTAGCCCTGGGCGTGGCCCACTACGTCCAGACCGCTGGCCTTCAGGCAGTCCAGAGGTTTGTCCAGACGGGTGGGATTGACCAGAGAGGAACCGGCGCCCTGATACCGGGGCTCCAGAGCCATGTCGCCGATAACGGCCACCCGGGTGTTAGGAGCCAGAGGCAGCAGATCATTCTCATTCTTCAGCAGCACAGCGGTCTGGGCAGCGGCCTGACGGGCCACGGCGTGGTGGGCCTCCTGATCGAAGTCCCGCTTGCCGCCGGCGGTGGCCTCATGGGTGGCCAGGATCACGTCCAGCAGCTGGTCTACCCGCAGGTCGATCTCCCCTTCGGTGATCTTACCCTCTTTCAGGGAGGCCATCAGCTCCCGGTCGCTGTCGCCGATGGTGCCGGGCATCTCCAGGTTGCTGCCCGCCTTGATGCCGGCGGTCTGGCTGTTGCAGCCGCCCCAGTCGGTGACCACAAAGCCGTCAAAGCCCCACTCGTCCCGGAGAATCTCGGTGAGCAGGTGGGCGTTCTCGTTGGCGTAGGTGCCGTTTACCTTGTTGTAGGAGGACATGATGGACTTAGGATGGCCCTCCTTGACGGCGATCTCAAAGTTGGTCAGGTACAGCTCCCGCAGGGTGCGCTCATCCACCACGCTGTCGCTGGTCATGCGCAGCAGCTCCTGAGAGTTGGCGGCAAAGTGCTTGGGACAGGCGGAGATGCCGTTTTCCTGCACGCCCCGGATGAAGGCGGCGGCCATTTTGCCGCCCAGGTAGGGGTCCTCGGAGTAGTACTCAAAGTCGCGCCCGCCCAGAGGGCTGCGCTTGGTGTTCAGGCCGGGACCCAGCAGGACGTTGACCTGCTGGCAGGCGGCCTCCTTGCCGATGGTGCGGCCGCACAGGGTGGCCAGCTCCTCATCCCAGCTGTTGGCGATGCCGGCGGCGGTGGGGAAGCAGGTGGCAGGCTGACTGGCATTGATGCCTAAATGGTCGCCCTCTCCCAACTGCTTGCGCACCCCGTGAGGGCCGTCGGACAGGAACATGCTGGGCACACCCGCCTTGGGAAAGGGGTAGGTGCTCCACACGTCCCGGCCGGAGAGCAGGGCGATCTTTTGTTCCAGGGTCAGCTTATCCAGAATGTCTTGGTGTTTCACAGTCTATCTCCCTTTCATTCAGCGGTATGGATGCAAATGTGGATGTAAGGGGGAATCCCCCCGGGGCAGCCGGGGGGATCTCCTAGGTAGTTAAGCCTGAGTGGAGGCGTCCTCCATCTTCTTGGACTTCTTGATGATCATCACAGCGCCGGCCACCAGGATCACACCCACCACCACGTCGATGGCGATGGCAGCGATCTGCCAGCCCTGCAGACCGGCATCAGTCAGGTTAGCGGGATCGTAGGCGCGGGAATTCACAGTGGTGTACAGGATGTTCTTACAGGCCTGACGCATGGCCAGCACGGAGGTAGCGCTGGTGGTGTCGGTGACATGGTTGGTGGGAGTGTCATAGGCAACCAGCATGCAGTCGGTGCCGCCGCGGATAGCCTGGTCAGAATCCATGTAAGTCGTATTGCCGAAGTAGTCGGTGAGCACGAAGCCCTGGAAGCCCCACTCGTCACGCAGGACGTTGTTGAGCAGCTCGTCACAGGCGCCGGCCCAGACAGTGCCGACATAGTTGAAGGAGGACATGACCGCCTGGCAGCCGCCGTCCTTCACAGCGATCTCGAAGGGCTTGAGGTAGATCTCACGGATGGACTGCTCGTTGGCCCAGGTGCACAGCATCACATCGCGGTTGGTCTCCTGGTCGTTGAGGGCGAAGTGCTTCATGTAGGCGTACACGCCGTGCTCCTGAGCGCCCAGAATAGCGCTGGCAGCCATGTTGCCGCCCAGAACGCCGTCCTCGGAGTAGTACTCGAAGTTACGGCCGGCGAAAGCGGAACGGTGGGTGTTCATAGCGGGAGCGTACCAGCCGGACACGCCCATCTCGTCGGCCATCTTGCCGATGCGCTCGCCGAAGTCATTGGCCAGATCCACATTCCAGGTGGCGGCGATCATGACGGCGGCGGGGAAGCCGATGGAGCCCTTGCCGGTGAAGTTGTTGTTGATGGAGGCAGGACCGTCGCAGTCGATGGTCTGCACCTTGCCGATGCTGTTGATGGCGGAGGTCTGGTAGCCGCCGATGGCAATGAGGGTGTCCATCTCAGACACGGTCATCTGGTCCAGCAGCTCATCCCACTGGGGATCGTCATAGTCCACGCCGCGCAGATCCTCCAGCTTCAGGCCGTTCTTGGCGCCGGTAGTGGGCATGACGTCATCGGCGTTATTGTAGTTGTTGGGGTCGTAGTTGCTGTTGTTGAGGAAGGTAGCCTTGGCCTCATCGCTCATAGAGTAGCTGGCAGGAGCGGCAGTGGCCTCGTCGTAGTTGGCAAAGCCGTTGGCGCGGCTGAGATAGGTCACATCGCCCTCAGCAAAGGCAAACTGATTGGAAGCGGCCACGGCGTCGGTGGAACGGGGGCTGGTGTCGCCGTAGGTGATAGTGGTGGGAACGTTGTAGGTCTGGGAAGCGATAGCGGTGTGGGCGTCGGAGTTGATGGAGATGGCGTAGTCGCCGGCCTCCAGCACGTAAGCGCCGGCACCGTAGGTATCATAGGAAGCCATGTCCTCCACGTCGAAGGAGATGGTCAGGGTCTGGGAAGCGCCGGGCTCCAGCATGTCGGTCTTGTCAAAGGCGATGAGGTTGGCGCTGGCCTTCTCAATGCCGCCGTTGGTGTAGGGAGGATTGTAGTAGACCTGGACCACATCCTTGCCGGCCACATCGCCGGTGTTGGTGACGGTCACGTCAAAGGTAATGGTGCCGTTGCTCTCGGAGATGGGACCCATCTCCTGGGTGAAGGTGGTGTAGCTCAGACCATAGCCGAAGGGATACTGTACGGTGGCGTCATAGTCGATGAGGCCCTCCGCAGCAGCGGTCTCATAGAACTTGTAACCCACATAGATGCCCTCTACGTAGTTTACAAAAGTGGGGGTAGCACCCTCAATCTCAAACTCACTGACGTTATCATAGGCAAAGTTGCCAAAGTTGTTCCAGGTGGGGGTCTGGGTCAGGTCGTAGACATAGGTGTCCACCATCTTGGCGGAGGGGTTCACCTCGCCGGTGAGGATCTCGCCCAGAGCGTTGAAGCCGGTCTGACCGGGGCCGGCCATAACCAGAGCGCCCTTGATGGAATCATACTGGTCCAGCCAGCCAAGCTCCATGGGGTTGGCGGCGTTGATAACCACGATAACGTTGTCAAACTCGCTGGTGACGCGCTCCACCATGGCGATCTCGCGGTTGCTCAGTTCCAGGTAGTGCTTGCTGGCGTCACGGTCATCGTCCTGGGAGCTGATACGCACGCCGGAGGCACCCCAGGTGCCGCCCTCTTCAAAGGTGTCCTCGCCGTCATAGCTGGTGGGCAGGTCGGCGCCCTCGCCGCCGGAGCGGGAGATCACGATCAGAGCGGTGTCGGAGTACTCCTTGGCATTCTCGAAGATGCCGGCGGCGTCATACTCCTCCATGGTGGGCTCGGGGATGGTCCAGTCCTGGCCCCACATGCCCACGGTGGGACGGGTGTCACGGTACTCGGTGTAGAAGTCAGTGATGGTGGTGTTGTACTCGATGCCGGCGTTGCTCAAGCCCTCCAGCAGGGAGACAGTGGGATAGGAGTCGGACAGGCCACCGGAACCGGTGCCGCCGTAGACAGGGTTGGTGGAGGACCAGCCGAACACGTTGAGCTTGGTGTTGCTCAGGGGCAGGGCGCCCTCGTTCTTCACCATGACGATGCCTTCTTCGGCGATGGTCTGGCACAGCTCATTGGCGGAAGCGGCAGTCTCGTCGGTGACGGAGCCGTCGCCCATGGCCAGGGAGATAAGGCTGCTCATGGGGCCAAAGCAGATGAGGTTCACGGTGACGGCGATGGCCAGCACCATGGCCAGGGCGGCCTCGCCCCGGATCAGGAACTTCTTGGACCGGGCCATCTTGCGGCAGGCGATCATGGCCACGATGGCCAGGACCAGCACGACGGCAAGCCCGATCAGGTAGGGTTTGCAGGTGTTCAACACGGAGATTACGTCTTCAATGTTGATGGCAAGCATTCTATTCTTCCTCCTGTCGTGTTTTTGGGAAGGACGCACACAGAACAGCCCTTCCCGAATCTGAGAGGAGTTTATCACAACTTAACCTCGTTTTTTCATGAAAGGCACAAACTGCTGTCTTTTGGGCGCAAACTGTAAAAAATATTGTGAAAGTACACAAAACAAAACCCCGCTTGTTTGGCAGTATAAACAAGCGGGGGTGGCCGCAAGGGGAAAGTTTTTCCGCAACTTAATGGTGCTCCAGAGGGAAGAGCAGGGTGAGCTGAAACCACTCGTCCTTGGCCTGGACCGTCATGGTGCCGCCGTATTTTTGGGCGGTGTAGCGCATGCTCTTCAGGCCGTAGCCGTGGTACTCCCGGTCGGCTTTGGTGGTCATGGGCAGACCGTCCTGAAAGACGGGGGGAGCGGGACAGTAGTTTTCACACCGGATGACCAGAAAGTCCTTTTTGGTATAGACCTCCAGGTGAATGAGCCGCTTTTCTTTATCCGGAATGGACAGTTCGCACTCAATGGCGTTATCCAGAGCATTGCCGAACAGGGTGCAGATATCCATCACGTCCATAAAGGACAGCCGGGCCCCGTCGGCCACGCAGGTGAGCTTGATTTGGTGCTTGGCACAGTAGAGACTCTTGCCGGTGAGCACTGTGTCCAGCACCGAGTTGCCCGTTTTGTTCTGGGCCTCGTAGTGCTGAATTTCCTCCTCCATCTGGTCCAGAAAGGCGGAGCGGCGGGCGGGATCCTCCTCCGCCCGGAGCACGGCGATCTGGTGTTTGAGGTCGTGGTATTTGCGGTTGATGACGTCGATGGACTCCCGGGACTGGCGGTACTGTACATACTGGTTTTGCAGAATGTTCTTGATGGCGTCCAGTTCACGTCGGGTGTGCAGCTCAAAGAGCTGGATGTGGTAGGCGTAGAGAATGACGACACCGGCCAGATCCACCAGGGTGCGGATGTTGGCGATCTCCTGCTCCACCGAGCTGGTGAAGGGGGTGTTGGCGGTGACAAAGCTCATATTGCTGATGAGAAAGGCGGCCAGGCCCATGGAGGCGGCGGACAGCAGCTCCCGCCCGGTCATCCGGGGCAGATCGCCTCCCTGGGAGACCCGCTGCTCCAGGTGATAGGCCAGCAGAAAGACGGCGCCGTATATCACAACGAGAAAGACGGTCGCCGGAACAAAACCATCGATCTTGGTTTCCCAGACAAAGAAGGCGTACAGCTGCCACTCCAGCGAGGCGGTGAATTCCGCCAGCAGGAAGGCGCGCACCGTACAGTAGCCCGCACCCAGCAGGTCGCTGCGGCCGCAGAACGCCAGGAACAAAAACATGAGCCCCACAGCTACCGCCATGGCGGGCATCCAAAAGGCCACGGGGAGGGAGCCGGTTCCCTCCAGCCACAGAACCTGCACCACCAGTGCGCCCGCTGCGGTCAGCCAGAACCGGGGGCCGCGGAGCCTGCGGGAGTACTGGAGCAGAAAGAGCATACAGGCTCCCCACTCGGCCAGAGCAGTAAACAGGCGGGGCATGGTCTCACTCAACGGGTGCCACCTCCCATGTAGGCGGTGAGGGCCTCCAGGAAGGGGGCCTTGCGGGAACGGCTGATGAGCAGCTTATGCTCTCCCACCAGGGCGCAGTTGTCCTGGATTCCGTCCACATGTGCCAGGTTCAGGAGATAGCCCTTGTTGCTGCGGAAGAAGTGGTAGCCCTCCAGCTTCTCCTCCGCGTCCTTGATGGTCCCGGCGCTGATATACTCATCCTCCGCGGTGTGGTAGATAAGACGGTGGCCCTGGCTTTCCACAAAGGTGATATCCTCCACCGCCAGCTTCATGGCCCCTCCTTTGATGGGGACGGTGATATAGGTACGCTCCCGGCGGCGCATCCGGCTCAGCGCCCGGCTCAGCCGCTGGGCAAAGGTGGTGTAGCCCACCGGCTTGAGCATGTAGTCCAGCGCGTCCACCTCATAGCCTCGGATGGCGTACTGGGCCATGTTGGTAATAAAGATGATGATGACCTCCGGGTCGGTGCGGCGGATCAGCTCCGCGGTGGCCATTCCATCCAGAAAGCGCATCTGGACATCTAAAAAAACCAGATCAAACTGTCCATGATACTGCTCCAGCAGATCCTCTCCATCGGCAAACAGAGACACCTCAAAGCTTTTACCCGATTCCCGGGCGTATTGGTCCACATAGGTTTGCAGTTGATGAGCCCAGGACAGATCGTCCTCAGCCACAGCGATTCGGATCATCCGGGCACCTCCCTTCCGAAAAAATCTTTCTGGATCATACGGCTGGCATTTTTTCATATTTACTATACCAAAGAAAGCTACCTGGGTAAAGAGAAATGCGAAAAATGATGCAGGAACAACACCATACCCGCGACAGGAGGATATTGACAATCCATGCGGGAAAAAGTACTCTTGTACCAGATTGTAATGAAGGGGGAACTCTTATGAAAAAGCGAGTGGGTATCCTGACCTCCGGCGGTGACTGCCCGGGGCTCAACGCGACTATCCGCGGTGTGGCCAAGGCCCTCTACCAGCGCTTTGGGGAGGACGTGACCATCGTCGGCATTTCCAACGGCTTCTCCGGTCTCATCAACGGCGAGTGGCGGGAGATGAAGCCCTATGAATTTTCCGGTATCCTTACCGTAGGCGGCACCATCCTGGGCACCAAGCGCACGCCCTTCAAGCTCATGCGGGTGGTGGGCGAGGACGATGTGGACAAGGTGGCTGAGATGAAGAAGAACTACGCCGCCATGAAGCTGGACTGCCTCCTCTGTCTGGGCGGCAACGGCACCCATAAGACGGCCAATCTTCTGGCTGAGGAGGGCCTCAACATCATCGGCCTGCCCAAGACCATCGACAACGATATCTACGGCACCGACGTGACCTTTGGTTTCCACTCTGCCGTTGACATTGCCACCGAGGCCATCGACCGGGTCCACACCACCGCCGGCAGCCACAGCCGCTGTATGCTGGTGGAGCTGATGGGCAACAAGGCGGGCTGGCTCACCCTGTACGCAGGCATCGCCGGCGGCGCAGATATCATCCTCATTCCCGAGCGTCCCTACACCATTGAAAAGGTGTGCGCCGCCATCGAGAACCGGGCCAAGCAGGGCAAGCACTTCTCCATCCTGGCGGTGGCCGAGGGCGTCTATGACGTCAAGGAGTCCCGTATGAAGAAGAAGGAGCGTCTGGCCAAGCGCAAGGAGGAGGGCATCACCACCGCCACCAACCGCATCGCCCGCCAGATCGAGGAGATGACCGGCTTTGAGACCCGCACCTGTGTCCCCGGACACACCCAGCGGGGCGGCAGTCCCTCTCCCTACGACCGGGTGCTGGCCACCCAGTTCGGCTCCTACGCCGCCAAGATGGTGGAGGACGGTAACTTCGGTATCACCGTGGCCATGAAGAACAACCACGTGGGAGAAAACAAGCTCGCCGACATTGCCGGCAAGAGCCGCCTGGTCCCCGACGGCCACGGCATGCTGGAGGTGGCCCGGCGCATGGGCATTTCCCTGGGATAAAAGGGAATCCAGGGGTTGACTTTTGATTGGTTCTGGGTTATGATACTTTAACGGTTTAAAGATTGAAACCGCGAAAGTATCCGGGCCTCGCCCGGTTTTGAAAGGAACGAGCGCCATGCCTATCACCGATCTGCTGGAGCGCAACAGCAAGCTCTACGGCGACGAGGTCGCCCTGGTAGAGATCAACCCCGAGGTTCAGGAGACCCAGCGGGTCACCTGGAAGGAGTATGCGCTCATTCAGCCCACCTCCACCGCACCCTACCGCCGGGAGATCACCTGGTCCGTCTTTGATGAGAAGGCCAACCGGGTGGCCAACCTGCTGTTGGGCCGAGGGCTGAAAAAGGGCCAGAAGGTGGCCATTTTGCTGATGAACTGCCTGGAGTGGCTGCCCATCTACTTCGGCATCCTCAAGGCCGGAGCGGTGGCGGTGCCCCTGAACTTCCGCTATACCGCCCAGGAGATCGAGTACTGTGTGAAGCTGGCCGACGCCGACGTGCTGTTCTTCGGCCCGGAGTTTATCGGCCGTGTGGAGGACATTGTCCCCTCTATCGGACGGGAGCGCCTCCTGTTCTTTGTGGGTGAGACCTGCCCCTCCTTTGCCGAGGACTACCACCGCGCCACCGCCAACTGTTCCTCCGCCGCCCCCAAGGTGCTGGTGGACGACGAGGATGACGGCGCCATCTACTACTCCTCCGGTACCACCGGCTTCCCCAAGGCCATCCTGCTCAGCCACCGCTGTCTGCTGCAGGCGGCCCGGATGGAGGCCATCCACCACGAGACCACCCATGAGGACGTGTTCCTGTGCATCCCGCCCCTCTATCACACCGGCGCGAAGATGCACTGGTTTGGTTCCCTGTTTACCGGCAGTAAGGGGGTACTGCTGAAGGGCAACAGCCCCAAGGCCATCTTTGACGCCGTCTCCCAGGAGCGGTGCACCATCGTGTGGCTACTGGTACCCTGGTGTCAGGATATCCTGGCCGCTCTGGACCGGGGTGACCTGAAGCTGGAGGACTACCAGCTGAGCCAGTGGCGGCTCATGCACATCGGTGCCCAGCCGGTCCCGCCCTCCCTCATTAAGCACTGGATGGAGTATTTCCCCCACCACAAATACGATACCAACTACGGCCTGTCCGAGTCCACCGGCCCGGGCTGTGTCCACCTGGGGATGGATCACATCCACAAGGTGGGTGCCATTGGCGTTCCCGGCTACGGCTGGAAGGTGAAGATCGTGGACGAGCAGGGCCAGACCGTGCCCCAGGGCGAGGTGGGCGAGCTGTGCGTCAAGGGTCCCGGTGTGATGAAGTGCTACTACCACGACCCCGAGGCCACCGCCGCCGTACTCCACGGGGAGTGGCTCCATACCGGCGACATGGCCAAGCAGGATGAGGACGGCTTCTAC
Encoded here:
- a CDS encoding class I adenylate-forming enzyme family protein, with translation MPITDLLERNSKLYGDEVALVEINPEVQETQRVTWKEYALIQPTSTAPYRREITWSVFDEKANRVANLLLGRGLKKGQKVAILLMNCLEWLPIYFGILKAGAVAVPLNFRYTAQEIEYCVKLADADVLFFGPEFIGRVEDIVPSIGRERLLFFVGETCPSFAEDYHRATANCSSAAPKVLVDDEDDGAIYYSSGTTGFPKAILLSHRCLLQAARMEAIHHETTHEDVFLCIPPLYHTGAKMHWFGSLFTGSKGVLLKGNSPKAIFDAVSQERCTIVWLLVPWCQDILAALDRGDLKLEDYQLSQWRLMHIGAQPVPPSLIKHWMEYFPHHKYDTNYGLSESTGPGCVHLGMDHIHKVGAIGVPGYGWKVKIVDEQGQTVPQGEVGELCVKGPGVMKCYYHDPEATAAVLHGEWLHTGDMAKQDEDGFYFLVDRKKDVIISGGENLYPVQIEDFLSAYPKIHDVAVIGLPDKRLGEIAAAIIQVKDGMTCTESEINQFCTDLPRYKRPRKIIFADVPRNPTGKIEKPKLREKYCGVRLVEAQNQA